A stretch of the Comamonas testosteroni TK102 genome encodes the following:
- a CDS encoding MFS transporter: MNRPASTTPQNQAPETLRSDARTIGLIGLAHGSSHFFHLLLPPLFPWLIQEFGYSYAELSVMVSLFFIVSGTGQALAGFAVDRFGARPILFAALGSFVVAGLIASTAQGYSMLLAAAFFAGLGNAPFHPVDFTILNKRVSQQRIGHAFSVHGLSGNIGWALAPLFMAGITTATGSWRLACLCGAICAAVVLAIMVFNRDALDDRAEAAGAAAKPAAGAVAAPQEHPMAFMKLPSVWLCFSFFFWSTCALSAIQSFASPALQSMYGLPLSVTALIVTGYMLCGAAGMVVGGFLVGRVQRLEKVISICMLGSGLLLFVVGTGWLPGMAAVIVASIAGLGTGLAGPSRDMLIKRAAPPGATGRVYGTVYSGLDLGFCLAAPVFGYMLDHQMTNAVFYGSAIALVLSVVSAVIVGDGVSKKTKAHLAAA; this comes from the coding sequence ATGAACCGCCCTGCCTCCACAACACCCCAAAACCAGGCGCCAGAGACACTGCGCAGTGATGCGCGCACCATCGGCCTCATCGGCCTGGCCCATGGCTCGTCGCACTTCTTCCACCTGCTGCTGCCGCCGCTGTTCCCCTGGCTGATCCAGGAATTCGGCTACAGCTATGCCGAGCTCAGCGTCATGGTCTCGCTGTTCTTCATCGTCTCCGGCACCGGCCAGGCCCTGGCCGGCTTTGCCGTAGACCGCTTTGGTGCCCGTCCCATCCTGTTTGCCGCCCTCGGCAGCTTTGTCGTGGCCGGCCTGATTGCGAGCACCGCGCAGGGCTACAGCATGCTGCTGGCCGCAGCCTTTTTTGCGGGCCTGGGCAATGCGCCTTTCCACCCCGTGGACTTCACCATCCTCAACAAGCGCGTGTCGCAGCAGCGCATAGGCCATGCGTTCTCGGTGCACGGCCTGTCGGGCAATATCGGCTGGGCGCTGGCGCCGCTGTTCATGGCCGGCATCACCACGGCCACGGGCTCCTGGCGTCTGGCCTGCCTGTGCGGCGCCATCTGTGCCGCCGTGGTGCTGGCCATCATGGTCTTCAACCGCGACGCACTCGACGACCGTGCCGAAGCCGCCGGCGCGGCCGCCAAGCCCGCCGCCGGTGCCGTTGCCGCCCCGCAGGAACACCCTATGGCCTTCATGAAGCTGCCATCGGTATGGCTGTGCTTTTCCTTCTTCTTCTGGAGCACCTGCGCACTCAGCGCCATCCAGAGCTTTGCCAGCCCGGCCCTGCAATCCATGTATGGCCTGCCGCTGTCCGTGACGGCGCTGATCGTCACCGGCTATATGCTGTGCGGCGCTGCAGGCATGGTGGTGGGCGGCTTTCTGGTCGGCCGCGTGCAGCGGCTGGAGAAGGTGATCTCCATCTGCATGCTGGGCTCGGGCCTGCTGCTGTTTGTCGTCGGCACGGGCTGGCTGCCCGGCATGGCGGCCGTGATCGTGGCGTCCATCGCCGGTCTGGGCACGGGCCTGGCCGGCCCCTCGCGCGACATGCTGATCAAGCGTGCAGCGCCCCCCGGCGCCACGGGCCGTGTCTACGGCACGGTGTATTCCGGCCTGGATCTGGGCTTTTGCCTGGCCGCGCCGGTCTTCGGCTACATGCTGGACCACCAGATGACAAATGCCGTGTTCTACGGCTCGGCGATTGCGCTGGTGCTGTCCGTGGTTTCGGCCGTCATCGTCGGCGACGGTGTGAGCAAGAAGACCAAGGCCCAT
- a CDS encoding AraC family transcriptional regulator produces the protein MPSLQDPGPLRAGKASAYVETLTPHLYIPTAQRPVRAKCRWLEADTQVRPHRHPWGQLAISTTGTIRLTVAQGTYIVPPSRALWVPPGMEHAVTMVESADLRTLYFFQSHGHCGPDVGPGQEAIWRQCRVLNASDLLRAVVRELPTLPDDSLQLSEQDRAREHHLSELLLDELRRASAVQLGVNLPQDKRLRLLCEAVLADPTRNETLEDWARDTGASPRTVARLFRQQLECSFTQWRQQVVLAHAVSLAARNWPIQRIAAELDYSPSAFSAMVRRTVGMPPAQFFGMHTKVTAASD, from the coding sequence ATGCCCAGCCTCCAAGACCCCGGACCCCTGCGTGCAGGCAAGGCCTCCGCCTATGTGGAGACGCTGACGCCTCATCTCTACATACCCACGGCACAGCGCCCGGTACGCGCCAAATGTCGCTGGCTGGAGGCCGACACCCAGGTCAGGCCCCACCGTCATCCCTGGGGGCAGCTGGCGATCTCCACCACGGGCACCATTCGTCTGACGGTGGCGCAGGGCACCTATATCGTGCCGCCGTCGCGTGCGCTGTGGGTGCCGCCCGGCATGGAGCATGCGGTGACCATGGTGGAAAGCGCCGATCTGCGCACGCTTTACTTCTTCCAGTCCCATGGGCATTGCGGCCCCGATGTCGGGCCAGGGCAGGAGGCGATCTGGCGTCAATGTCGGGTGCTCAATGCTTCGGACCTGCTGCGTGCCGTGGTGCGAGAGCTGCCCACCCTGCCCGATGACAGCCTGCAGCTGTCCGAGCAGGACAGGGCGCGCGAGCACCATCTGAGCGAGCTGCTGCTTGACGAGCTGCGCCGCGCCAGCGCTGTGCAGCTCGGCGTGAACCTGCCCCAGGACAAGCGCCTGCGCCTGCTGTGCGAGGCCGTGCTGGCCGACCCCACGCGCAACGAGACGCTGGAGGACTGGGCGCGCGATACCGGGGCCAGCCCGCGCACCGTGGCGCGGCTGTTTCGCCAGCAGCTGGAATGCAGTTTTACCCAGTGGCGTCAGCAGGTGGTGCTGGCCCATGCCGTCAGTCTGGCGGCGCGCAACTGGCCGATTCAGCGCATTGCGGCCGAGCTGGATTACAGCCCTAGCGCCTTCAGCGCGATGGTGCGCCGCACCGTGGGCATGCCGCCGGCGCAGTTCTTCGGCATGCACACCAAGGTCACGGCTGCCAGCGATTGA
- a CDS encoding RNA polymerase sigma factor, which yields MIFSAESRYNQWVREHYRFLLRSAWALTGSRATAEDVVQDCFTSAWRFRHQLRDQSMARAWLFQIMRRHAFRHFDPGQLQAQPLDESCEQGVNHHEALDAQLDVVKALSRIAPIHREVLVLYYFDDMPTAQMAEALDIAPGTVLSRLARAREALKTVLQEPARHPAGAAIESCTAASVIPLRKRAP from the coding sequence ATGATCTTCTCTGCCGAGTCGCGCTACAACCAGTGGGTGCGCGAGCATTACCGCTTCTTGCTGCGCAGTGCCTGGGCACTGACGGGCTCGCGCGCCACGGCCGAGGATGTGGTGCAGGACTGCTTCACCAGCGCCTGGCGCTTTCGCCACCAATTGCGCGACCAGAGCATGGCCCGGGCATGGCTGTTCCAGATCATGCGCCGCCATGCCTTCAGGCATTTCGATCCCGGGCAGCTGCAGGCTCAGCCGCTGGACGAATCCTGCGAGCAGGGCGTGAATCACCATGAGGCACTCGATGCGCAACTGGACGTGGTCAAGGCGCTGAGCCGCATCGCCCCCATCCATCGCGAAGTGCTGGTGCTGTACTACTTTGACGACATGCCCACGGCCCAGATGGCCGAGGCGCTGGATATTGCACCGGGCACCGTGCTCTCGCGCCTGGCGCGGGCCCGTGAAGCGCTCAAGACGGTGCTGCAGGAGCCGGCGCGCCATCCCGCCGGGGCCGCCATCGAATCTTGCACTGCTGCCAGCGTGATACCGCTGAGAAAGCGCGCACCATGA
- a CDS encoding sulfite oxidase: MQQPTSLPRRRLLAGSASALAAAGLASFQGQAMAQAAAPAAKPLPGYAGFKNADAVIVHSSTTIETRRSAFGSSVVTPTSQLYVRNNLPTPPESIVADRDAWAVQIDGVNRPRQLSLRELKTMGLETVTMVLQCSGNGRGFFPSKPSGTQWTVGAAGCVVWSGVPVRDVVKALGGVAGGMLYMTGTGGEVLPAGLDPKSVLVERSVPLSAMEDALLAWEMNGEPVPLAHGGPLRLIVPGYTGVNNIKYIKQLAFTAKESEAHIMSHGYRISPPGSKGDPSQPSVQEMSVKSWINSPIPEDGNRAAGLVQIQGVAFGGMHAIKGVEVSIDGGKSWKQARLVGPDMGRYAWRQFVLAAQLPKGTYQLASRATDVRGNVQPETRGENQSGYNNTSWADHAVTVTVA; this comes from the coding sequence ATGCAACAACCCACATCCCTGCCGCGTCGTCGCCTGCTCGCCGGTAGCGCCAGTGCACTGGCGGCGGCCGGTCTGGCCAGCTTCCAGGGCCAGGCCATGGCACAGGCAGCTGCGCCCGCCGCCAAGCCTCTGCCCGGCTATGCCGGCTTCAAGAATGCCGATGCCGTGATCGTGCACAGTTCCACCACCATCGAGACCCGGCGCAGCGCGTTTGGCTCCAGCGTGGTCACTCCCACCAGCCAGCTCTATGTGCGCAACAACCTGCCGACGCCGCCTGAGAGCATTGTGGCCGACCGCGATGCTTGGGCGGTACAGATCGATGGCGTGAACCGGCCTCGTCAACTGAGCCTGCGTGAACTCAAGACCATGGGACTGGAGACAGTGACCATGGTGCTGCAATGCTCGGGCAACGGTCGTGGCTTCTTCCCCTCCAAGCCCAGCGGCACGCAATGGACCGTGGGCGCCGCAGGCTGCGTGGTCTGGAGCGGTGTGCCGGTGCGCGATGTGGTCAAGGCCCTGGGGGGCGTGGCCGGCGGCATGCTCTACATGACGGGTACGGGCGGCGAGGTACTGCCTGCAGGCCTGGACCCCAAGAGCGTGCTGGTGGAGCGCTCCGTGCCCCTGTCGGCCATGGAGGATGCGCTGCTGGCCTGGGAGATGAACGGTGAGCCCGTGCCCCTGGCCCACGGCGGACCGCTGCGCCTGATCGTGCCGGGCTACACCGGTGTGAACAACATCAAGTACATCAAGCAGCTGGCCTTTACCGCCAAGGAAAGCGAAGCGCACATCATGTCGCACGGCTACCGCATCTCGCCTCCGGGCAGCAAGGGCGATCCCAGCCAGCCCTCGGTGCAGGAGATGAGCGTCAAGTCCTGGATCAACAGCCCCATTCCCGAAGACGGCAACCGGGCCGCCGGCCTGGTGCAGATTCAGGGCGTGGCCTTCGGCGGCATGCATGCCATCAAGGGGGTGGAGGTCTCCATCGACGGCGGCAAGAGCTGGAAGCAGGCCCGTCTGGTGGGCCCCGATATGGGCCGCTATGCCTGGCGTCAGTTCGTGCTTGCAGCCCAGCTGCCCAAGGGCACCTACCAGCTGGCCAGTCGCGCAACCGACGTCAGGGGCAATGTGCAGCCCGAGACGCGCGGTGAAAACCAGAGCGGCTACAACAACACCAGCTGGGCTGACCACGCGGTCACCGTCACCGTGGCCTGA
- a CDS encoding c-type cytochrome encodes MMKTKPTLAALLLTILAGTAAHADQAAQMARGKELFTTAAVPACAVCHTLKDAGAEGAIGPVLDELQPDAARVARALKDGIGAMPSFKATMSEADIAAVALYVSKASGAAK; translated from the coding sequence ATGATGAAGACAAAACCCACCCTCGCCGCCCTCTTGCTGACCATCCTGGCAGGCACTGCCGCCCATGCCGATCAGGCCGCCCAGATGGCGCGCGGCAAAGAGCTGTTCACCACGGCTGCCGTTCCTGCCTGCGCGGTGTGCCATACCCTCAAGGATGCCGGAGCCGAAGGTGCCATCGGTCCCGTGCTGGACGAGCTGCAGCCCGATGCGGCCCGCGTGGCCCGTGCCCTGAAGGATGGCATCGGTGCCATGCCCTCCTTCAAGGCCACGATGAGCGAAGCCGACATCGCTGCTGTTGCTCTCTATGTGAGCAAGGCCAGCGGCGCAGCCAAATAA
- a CDS encoding tetratricopeptide repeat protein, which yields MRLALPSLSLAALALTACAAQTPQDQLAPASPTVRLCEGNNCSELPRNVATFRGEPVNPEAERRQAALVQRAEADLQKTQADPRAAYDLGLRYLRGDGVERNSYQAIEWMRKAGDAGHGPAQFALGRLYLLGFEEMGPDPAEAEAWLSRAAAKGFKEAKSLLPQAQAAKQNAHARYQAIEDERKSWNRWYVSAPYYLVWGSSGWYYR from the coding sequence ATGCGCCTGGCTCTACCAAGCCTTTCATTGGCAGCTCTTGCGCTGACGGCATGCGCGGCACAGACGCCGCAGGATCAGCTGGCACCTGCGTCGCCCACGGTGCGCCTGTGCGAAGGCAACAACTGCTCCGAGCTGCCGCGCAATGTCGCTACCTTCCGCGGCGAGCCGGTCAACCCGGAAGCCGAACGCCGCCAGGCAGCCCTGGTGCAAAGGGCCGAAGCCGATCTGCAGAAGACCCAGGCCGATCCTCGCGCCGCCTATGACCTGGGTCTGCGCTATCTGCGCGGCGACGGCGTGGAGCGCAACAGCTATCAGGCCATCGAGTGGATGCGCAAGGCCGGCGATGCCGGTCATGGCCCGGCCCAGTTCGCGCTCGGTCGCCTGTATCTGCTGGGTTTTGAAGAAATGGGTCCGGACCCCGCCGAAGCCGAGGCCTGGCTGTCGCGCGCCGCCGCCAAGGGCTTCAAGGAAGCCAAGTCTCTGCTGCCTCAGGCGCAGGCTGCCAAACAGAATGCTCATGCTCGCTATCAGGCCATCGAGGACGAACGCAAGTCCTGGAACCGCTGGTACGTGAGTGCGCCCTACTACCTGGTGTGGGGCTCGTCGGGCTGGTATTACCGCTGA
- a CDS encoding FAD-binding oxidoreductase → MNAPVAHTSLQPDFVQRPIPEEFLQALQTRFGSQCSTALAVREQHGRDEGAIAAPPPAAVVFAESTLDVQDAVRLCDQYGVPVIAYGAGSSLEGHLLAVQGGITIDVSRMNRVLSVNTEDLTITVQPGITRKALNEAIKDTGFFFPIDPGADASIGGMTSTRASGTNAVRYGTMRENVLALEVVTANGEVVRTGNRAKKSAAGYDLTRLLVGSEGTLGIFTEITLRIYPLPEAVSAAICSFSSIENAVHTVIQTIQMGIPIARVELVDVNSVRMVNAYSKLSLREEPMLLMEFHGSPTGVKEQAEMVQDIAHEFGGNAFEWAERPEDRTRLFTARHNAYFAAVSSVPGCRCITTDACVPISRLADALLECVTEADASGIPYFLVGHVGDGNFHFGYLIDPDNDAQRQQAEQLNHTLVARAIALGGTCTGEHGIGIHKQGFLLEEAGAGAVQMMRAIKQALDPKNILNPGKIFQLQ, encoded by the coding sequence ATGAACGCACCCGTTGCCCATACCTCGCTGCAGCCCGATTTCGTGCAGCGCCCCATCCCCGAAGAATTTCTGCAGGCTCTGCAAACACGTTTCGGCAGCCAGTGCTCCACGGCCTTGGCCGTGCGCGAGCAGCATGGCCGCGACGAAGGCGCGATTGCGGCGCCCCCGCCGGCAGCCGTGGTGTTTGCCGAATCCACCCTGGACGTGCAGGACGCCGTCAGGCTCTGCGACCAGTACGGCGTGCCCGTGATTGCCTATGGCGCCGGTTCGTCGCTGGAAGGCCATCTGCTGGCCGTGCAGGGCGGCATCACCATCGACGTCAGCCGCATGAACCGCGTGCTCTCGGTCAACACCGAAGACCTGACCATCACCGTGCAGCCCGGCATCACGCGCAAGGCCCTGAACGAAGCCATCAAGGACACCGGCTTCTTCTTCCCCATCGATCCCGGTGCCGACGCATCGATCGGCGGCATGACCTCGACCCGCGCCAGCGGCACCAATGCCGTGCGCTACGGCACCATGCGCGAGAACGTGCTGGCCCTGGAAGTGGTGACGGCCAATGGCGAAGTGGTGCGTACCGGCAACCGTGCCAAGAAGAGCGCCGCCGGCTACGATCTGACCCGCCTGCTGGTGGGCAGTGAAGGCACGCTGGGCATCTTCACGGAGATCACACTACGCATCTACCCGCTGCCCGAAGCGGTGAGCGCAGCCATCTGCTCTTTTTCGAGCATCGAAAACGCCGTGCACACGGTGATCCAGACCATTCAGATGGGCATTCCCATTGCTCGCGTGGAACTGGTCGATGTGAATTCCGTACGCATGGTCAACGCCTACAGCAAGCTGTCCCTGCGTGAGGAGCCCATGCTGCTGATGGAGTTCCACGGCTCGCCCACGGGCGTGAAGGAGCAGGCCGAGATGGTTCAGGACATTGCCCATGAATTCGGTGGCAATGCCTTTGAATGGGCCGAGCGCCCCGAAGACCGCACGCGCCTGTTCACCGCACGCCACAACGCCTATTTCGCGGCCGTCTCCAGCGTGCCCGGCTGCCGCTGCATCACCACCGATGCCTGCGTGCCCATCAGCCGCCTGGCCGATGCGCTGCTGGAATGCGTGACCGAGGCCGATGCCAGCGGCATCCCCTACTTCCTGGTCGGCCACGTGGGCGACGGCAACTTCCACTTCGGCTATCTGATCGACCCCGACAACGACGCCCAGCGCCAGCAGGCCGAGCAACTCAACCACACGCTGGTGGCACGCGCGATTGCGCTGGGCGGCACCTGCACGGGCGAGCACGGCATCGGCATCCACAAGCAGGGCTTTTTGCTCGAAGAGGCGGGAGCCGGTGCGGTGCAGATGATGCGTGCCATCAAGCAGGCTCTGGACCCCAAGAACATCCTGAACCCGGGCAAGATCTTTCAGCTGCAGTGA
- a CDS encoding Bug family tripartite tricarboxylate transporter substrate binding protein yields the protein MRDTGRRSFIQGLAGVSAAGMLGAAWHVRAAQTQAWPVRPIKLVVTFPPGGSSDIVARVLAPALAEKLGQSVVIDNKPGAGSSIGAQIVAHSANDGYTLLVSNSAALSIAPSLLQSPGYDPLRSFEHLAYIGAVPTVFVVHPSVPVNSLSELVSWIKEQPAPVAFGSGGAASVGHLVGEQFAQTLKLSMEHVPYRGAGPMRADLLSGHIKLAIDALPQNIALHKQGRLKLLALTSSRRVAQAPTVPSVAELGLAQLVSENFVGISAPAGLPRALAEKIASAVRQISARPEFAQTLEAQGFVTRDMESKAFTQLIADQHLAWGDIAKKTGAKL from the coding sequence ATGCGCGATACGGGTCGCAGATCATTCATTCAGGGGCTGGCCGGGGTGTCGGCGGCAGGCATGCTGGGCGCGGCATGGCATGTGCGTGCCGCGCAGACGCAGGCCTGGCCGGTGCGGCCCATCAAACTGGTCGTGACCTTTCCGCCGGGCGGCTCCAGCGATATCGTGGCCCGGGTGCTGGCTCCCGCGCTGGCCGAGAAGCTGGGCCAGAGCGTGGTCATAGACAACAAGCCCGGTGCGGGCTCGTCGATTGGCGCGCAGATCGTGGCGCACAGCGCCAACGACGGCTACACGCTGCTGGTATCCAATTCGGCGGCGCTGTCGATAGCGCCATCGCTGCTGCAAAGCCCTGGCTACGACCCCTTGCGCAGCTTCGAACATCTGGCCTACATCGGTGCAGTGCCCACGGTGTTTGTCGTGCACCCTTCGGTGCCCGTCAACAGCCTGAGCGAGCTGGTGAGCTGGATCAAGGAGCAGCCTGCTCCCGTCGCCTTTGGCAGCGGCGGCGCCGCCTCGGTGGGCCATCTGGTGGGCGAGCAGTTTGCACAGACGCTCAAGCTGTCCATGGAGCATGTGCCTTACCGCGGCGCCGGCCCCATGCGTGCGGATCTGCTCAGCGGCCATATCAAGCTGGCCATCGATGCGCTGCCGCAGAACATCGCGCTGCACAAGCAGGGCCGGCTCAAGCTGCTGGCGCTGACATCCTCACGCCGCGTGGCGCAGGCACCGACGGTGCCCAGCGTGGCCGAACTGGGACTGGCACAGCTGGTCTCGGAGAACTTCGTCGGCATCTCGGCACCGGCTGGCCTGCCCAGGGCTCTGGCCGAAAAAATCGCCAGCGCGGTGCGGCAGATCAGCGCGCGTCCCGAGTTTGCGCAGACGCTGGAAGCCCAGGGATTCGTGACCCGGGACATGGAATCCAAGGCCTTCACCCAGCTGATTGCGGACCAGCATCTGGCCTGGGGAGATATCGCCAAGAAAACAGGTGCAAAACTTTAA
- a CDS encoding BMP family lipoprotein, which translates to MSSETLYSPRKPRYAVVLFGPEGQGSFNESGLRGAHKAREAGHEVDVLWVAGQSAQQRAAEMSALCGGRYALILAHGGQGDGPVQILADRWPEQAFAVTQGSWTAANVARYEVLQEQSAFLAGVLASQWSKTGKVGHFSGEKVPPGLRGRAAYADGLRRAGFEGQLVTQFCGHQHRPGWARSCVSAMVEQTGLDIVFAMLDGGRPGVTQACRAQGVAQIGNVLDWVARDPEVFVASAICDSGEALFRAVEDHARGLLPLGGYRAFGLEEPSLVRLEMGAGVSAAQRSLVEDWAQRLLRREFEIHLDYAGAEFPLPQEELSAAA; encoded by the coding sequence ATGAGCAGCGAGACACTGTATTCACCCCGTAAGCCACGCTATGCCGTGGTGCTGTTTGGCCCCGAAGGCCAGGGCAGTTTCAACGAGTCGGGACTGCGCGGAGCGCACAAGGCCAGAGAGGCCGGCCACGAGGTCGATGTGCTCTGGGTGGCCGGCCAGTCGGCCCAGCAGCGTGCTGCCGAAATGTCCGCATTGTGCGGCGGTCGCTACGCGCTGATTCTGGCGCATGGCGGTCAGGGTGACGGTCCGGTGCAGATCCTGGCCGATCGCTGGCCCGAGCAGGCCTTTGCGGTCACGCAGGGCAGCTGGACGGCAGCCAATGTGGCGCGTTACGAGGTGCTGCAGGAGCAGTCGGCCTTCCTCGCCGGCGTGCTGGCCAGCCAGTGGAGCAAGACGGGCAAGGTGGGGCATTTCTCGGGCGAGAAGGTGCCGCCGGGTCTGCGTGGCCGTGCGGCCTATGCGGACGGTCTCAGGCGCGCCGGTTTTGAGGGGCAACTCGTCACCCAGTTCTGTGGTCACCAGCATCGCCCGGGCTGGGCCCGCAGCTGTGTTTCGGCGATGGTCGAGCAGACGGGTCTGGACATTGTGTTTGCCATGCTCGATGGTGGCCGTCCCGGTGTGACGCAGGCCTGCCGCGCACAAGGCGTGGCGCAGATCGGCAATGTGCTGGACTGGGTGGCGCGCGACCCCGAGGTGTTTGTGGCCTCGGCGATCTGCGATTCCGGCGAGGCCTTGTTTCGCGCCGTCGAGGACCATGCCAGGGGCCTGCTGCCGCTGGGTGGCTATCGTGCCTTCGGCCTCGAGGAGCCGAGTCTGGTGCGGCTGGAAATGGGGGCCGGAGTGAGTGCTGCGCAGCGCAGCCTGGTCGAAGACTGGGCGCAGCGTCTGCTGCGCCGCGAGTTCGAGATTCACCTGGACTATGCCGGGGCCGAGTTCCCCTTGCCGCAGGAGGAACTCAGCGCTGCGGCGTGA
- a CDS encoding EF-hand domain-containing protein translates to MNKKNLLNCKVSSFEVVSVVLFSALTLGGGMAFAQTGSGTVGESKEPARIVQSGAATGVQQAPTAKNSVQAAFERADANRDGQLSAQEARQLPAISQRFEEIDSDRNGQLSRAEFDKGAQQY, encoded by the coding sequence ATGAACAAGAAGAATCTGCTCAATTGCAAGGTCTCGTCATTCGAAGTCGTCAGCGTGGTGCTGTTCTCCGCACTCACCCTCGGCGGCGGCATGGCTTTTGCGCAAACCGGCAGCGGCACTGTCGGCGAGAGCAAGGAGCCGGCGCGCATCGTGCAATCAGGCGCGGCCACCGGCGTGCAGCAGGCCCCCACCGCCAAGAACAGCGTGCAGGCGGCCTTCGAGCGTGCCGACGCCAATCGCGACGGTCAGCTCAGCGCGCAGGAAGCGCGCCAGCTGCCCGCCATTTCCCAGCGCTTCGAAGAGATTGACAGCGACCGCAACGGCCAGCTGTCACGCGCCGAATTCGACAAGGGCGCTCAGCAGTACTGA
- a CDS encoding cob(I)yrinic acid a,c-diamide adenosyltransferase yields MGNRLTQIATRTGDDGTTGLGDNTRVSKNSGRPHAMGDVDELNSHIGLLLCEPMPQDVRDLLIDIQHQLFNLGGELSMPGYELLKDDALLQLDNALAHYNAQLPRLQEFILPAGTRAAAQAHVCRTVARRAERQVVALEQTEAMRAAARQYLNRLSDLLFVLARVLNRIDGGDDVYWKSERLARAQSE; encoded by the coding sequence ATGGGCAACCGCCTCACGCAAATCGCTACCCGCACCGGAGATGACGGAACCACCGGCCTCGGAGACAACACCCGCGTTTCCAAGAACAGCGGCCGCCCGCATGCCATGGGCGATGTGGATGAACTGAACTCGCATATCGGTCTGCTGCTGTGCGAGCCGATGCCCCAGGATGTGCGCGACCTGCTGATCGACATCCAGCATCAGCTGTTCAACCTGGGCGGCGAGCTGTCCATGCCGGGCTATGAGCTGCTCAAGGATGATGCGCTGCTGCAGCTCGACAATGCGCTGGCCCACTACAACGCACAGTTGCCGCGCCTGCAGGAGTTCATCCTTCCTGCTGGCACACGCGCTGCCGCGCAGGCCCATGTATGTCGCACCGTGGCGCGCCGTGCAGAACGCCAGGTGGTGGCGCTGGAGCAGACCGAGGCCATGCGAGCCGCTGCGCGCCAGTATCTGAATCGCCTGTCCGATCTGCTGTTCGTGCTGGCCCGCGTGCTCAACCGCATCGACGGCGGCGACGATGTGTACTGGAAGAGCGAACGCCTGGCGCGCGCCCAGTCCGAGTGA
- a CDS encoding LysR substrate-binding domain-containing protein produces the protein MRLRHIEVFNAVMQTGSVSAAARLINVTQPAVSRTLQHAELQMGFALFQRARGRLTPTNEALALFPHIEKLFEQLDEVQRLAANLRHGQSADRLNVLTVFALSREVLPRAVAGFRRRHPQVQVHVQALHTPQVVSALLLQEADVGFVISSAGQPALEHELLAEVDMFCVLPKGLLSPSRVRAEGMELKDLADLPVVALDARDPLGMRLGQACREHGVGLSPVVTVQTYHAALSMAEYGLGAAIMDGCTALAADRRRVHVVPLLPRITVGVNALSLPQRPGSVLARAMTQEMHKALRELLSAS, from the coding sequence ATGCGTCTGCGACATATCGAAGTCTTCAATGCCGTGATGCAGACCGGCAGCGTCAGCGCGGCTGCGCGCCTCATCAACGTCACGCAGCCCGCAGTCAGCCGCACGCTGCAGCATGCAGAGCTGCAGATGGGCTTTGCGCTGTTCCAGCGCGCGCGGGGGCGGCTGACGCCGACCAATGAAGCGCTGGCCCTGTTTCCGCATATCGAGAAGCTGTTCGAGCAGCTCGACGAGGTGCAGCGTCTGGCCGCCAACCTGCGCCACGGCCAGTCGGCCGACCGGCTCAATGTGCTGACGGTGTTTGCGCTCAGCCGCGAGGTGTTGCCGCGCGCCGTGGCGGGCTTCAGGCGCCGCCATCCACAGGTCCAGGTACATGTGCAGGCGCTGCACACGCCGCAGGTGGTGTCGGCCCTGCTGCTGCAGGAGGCCGATGTGGGTTTCGTGATCAGCTCCGCGGGCCAGCCCGCGCTGGAGCACGAACTGCTGGCCGAGGTCGACATGTTCTGCGTCTTGCCCAAGGGACTGCTGTCGCCTTCGCGCGTGCGCGCCGAAGGCATGGAACTCAAGGATCTGGCCGATCTGCCTGTGGTCGCGCTCGATGCGCGCGACCCGCTGGGCATGCGCCTGGGCCAGGCCTGCCGCGAGCATGGCGTGGGGCTGTCGCCGGTGGTGACTGTGCAGACCTACCATGCGGCGCTGTCCATGGCCGAATACGGGCTGGGCGCGGCCATCATGGACGGCTGCACGGCCCTGGCGGCCGACCGGCGCCGTGTGCACGTGGTGCCGCTGTTGCCGCGCATCACCGTGGGCGTGAACGCGCTGAGCCTGCCCCAGCGCCCGGGATCGGTGCTGGCGCGTGCCATGACCCAGGAAATGCACAAGGCTCTGCGGGAGCTTCTGAGCGCCTCCTGA